Part of the Quercus robur chromosome 5, dhQueRobu3.1, whole genome shotgun sequence genome, aacccaaaagaaaaatagattgatcaaacaaaaaaaaaaagtattattaataatttaatatgatGTTTTTGTACAAGTTTTATAGAGTAAGACAATGACAATGACAAGTATAGAGAAAAAGCTAGGTACAACGTATAGACGTTTAGACAAACGCGTTTTCCACTCATTGTTATATGTCTCTATCAGATTGTTTTATTCTTCACTAAAAGCAACCACTTTTAAAGTTGGAAAACACTATTCAATACTTCTGCAGCAAGCTTCTAAACTTTGGCATCAAGAATGTCAAATGGTTTCATTTCCCCCTAACCCTGCGAATTCATCAGTTTAACATTGTTATTATCTTATTTGTATGAAAGTTCAgtataacaaatttcacaatatttttcataaagtaAATGCTAGTATACACGGGTCGTTGCATGCAATTGTAAACACAATCCTGTGTGTATGTTGTGTGCAacaatagtataaaataaacaTTCCTCTTTTTATAACGGTTAGGTAGAAGATTATGATAAGTGtacaatataaataatattagtaaTGATTTCATGTGAAAATGATGTGGTACTATTACTAATGATGTCAGTGACAACTGACAAGTTTATATAAAAGTAATGTTGCACAAATCGTAACCATTTAAGtaagttgtgatttttttttataggtcttatcaccctttttttttgttgagattaGTAGATAATAGGGGATGGAAATGTAGGTTTTGAGCCATAAACATGAACACCACAAAGAAATATCACTTCAACAGTTCAACCCCATTACTCTTCCTTTATCATTGGAATTTCAACATCGAAATGATGTATTTATATGAAATTCTAAGAAacttataatgtttttttttttttttaagtatgtaAGGGTCATATGAGCTCTACATTCAATTTCTTGTTGGGTTTTTTAAGGGATCTTTTGTTAGCCGACATCCTTTGCATAAAAGAGTAATTATAAGGTAGAATTTCACTTGCAACACAATATAACTGACATGATAAGCCTTTATTGTTGCAGAAATTGTTCCACAAGATAATGCACCAGAATTTTAAAGAActgaaaacaattttgaaaaaaaaaaaaattttgaaaggcTTAAAAATAAGCTGCAGGGCTCAGGACACAACACCATGGAGTTTGCTCAAAGTTTTATTGTCAGATTACAACAGCTTTGTTTGGCAGACAGGGATTCCTTGCTCACATGAGAATTCAATTTCCCATGCAAACAAATTCTTGAGGATAATATTTGTAATAAGTAACATAGTATTAAACAAGTAAGTTTTgattcagcaaaaaataaaattttgaattaattaaaataatagacACGAAATCTAGATGAATAATTCCGAGAGGGCATTCCCACCAAAACAGTATGCACCTTTGTTTTTTGtattagttaaaataataaacacGAAATCTAGATGAATAATTCCAAGAGGGAAAGGGAATTCCCACCAAACAAGTATTCACATTTACAATTGGCAAACACACGTGATGCAGATACAAAACGCAGCATGTCTACAGACTCTACACAATGTGCACTGGTAATTCTAGAAGTTTGGTGTGAATGGTTAGTTGCTATGTGGACCGGTAGAATCAAAAGGTTGTGTTGTGACTTAAAAgactacttttttatttaagggATATTCTTAAtgcatttgttaataaattatagattTAGCTTACtttcagtacttttttaattaaagatctcattttgttttaaatacacaatagcAGATagtagtgagttttaatttccacattttatttagttaatagatGATGTGATAGtttcttattaaaacaaaaagaaatttcagttaaaaaataCTTAAGGTATGCCaaattcataaattattttagaaaagttttaatctCACTTTCATGGGAATataaaaagctataaaaaattaattttttttcccataaagagtttctaaaaaaagtttctaaaccAATATTCTTAGGGCATcaattaactttttcttttgtgtgaaGGATTTGAAATTTATGACGTTTGTTTCAAGAtacttgttttttattattatgataagacaccaataaatttctttttagtGTGGACAAGATTTGAATCAAATCTTTTTCTAGAGAAAATCAAATCTCCTACGTAGTGGGTTTTACTACTCGTAGTCTTATAAATCACCATCTAATAATAACATGATTCTCTCCGATATGGagaaaaactttttctttttcacaacacaaaaaattttaccaaatgATGCCAAACAAGCTGATGGgttaaaaaactgaaaaaagtgGCAACCATTTTTGGCTCACTTTGTACTCCCCCATTCCATCAAGGCATCAAGGTAAAAAAGTGACATTGCCTTGGTTAGTTTGGTTAGGTTAATAACATTTTTGTACCATTGGGGTTGGGATAGTGGGAGCCCCAGCAACATCATACTAGAGATTTTATGAATCTTAAAAGCAAGAGCTAGTAAAGATATGTTTAAATGATTAGGttgtaattataaaattaactgaccccattaattttttttttcccaactgcATCTGCATAGAACTTAGTCTATGGCAATTTAATCTTTTACCAGCTTCATTGCCTTTGCTTTTATTAGAGTTATGGATGATTGTAATTTCCCTTATCAAAGTCCATTAGTGCttgattataaaaataaaaagtcagtTAGTACTTAGTGTTAGAGATACTGAataaattgtattgtatttctcaagtaatagaatatacataagtgcctttatataggaggcagagtgtgcagtacaagtaagtgtgctatacaagtaaacaaggtgggcctaaagcccacataccctaatacacgttaacagccccactcaaactcaaggtggatgtgagaccaacttgaggttgtcaaccaaagtgcgtggaagagagtgccctttaggtatcgaagaatacacagaacagcagcatagtgagtcgatcgtGGAACAGACAGATACTAACTCACCTGGtgaacagcataggaaatgtctagACGAGTGACAATGAGATAAATTAGGCTGCCAacgagataaactaggctgccaaccaagcgtctgtaaagaaagggattagacaatggtttcccccctgacGGAGTCAGATGcacattaagctcaactggagtgtcaacagtcttgctatcagtgagtccagctcgagacaagagttcaaaggcatacttggcttgagtaatataaagttcatctgtagaatgagtgatttcaagacccaaaaAGTAGTTGAGATGTCCaaaatctttcatctcaaactgctgattgagaaaatccttgagttcttgaatgccactaaggtcatcaccagttatgatcatatcatccacatacaggagaagtaaaatagcgTCTTTGTCaatgcgacgaagaaataaggcagaatcataatgactggtcATGTAACCTAAacgagagatggtagagctgaatttggcaaaccaagctcgtggagcttgtttaaggtcATAAAGTGCACGCCAAAggtgacaaaccttgtttgattcaacagagagaccaggaggaggttgcatataaatttcttcacttaaatccccattaaggaatgcatttttgacatccatctgaaaaatgtctcatttattggtagcagcaacagctaagagggcacgaacagatgagatacgagcaaccggagcaaaggtctcttcataatcaatcccataatcctgtgtaaaaccttttgcaacaagacgagctttaTAGcactcaatggacccatcagaacgagtcttaatcttgtagatccacttacaaccaaccacagatttcctaGGGGGGagagtcaccaaatcccaagtatggtttttagataatgcatcaagttcctctttcattgtaatctgccataaagggtcagtggaagcctcacgataggtgtaaGGCTCGTGCAGTGTAGCAAGGGCAATATAACAATGAtaatcaagtaaatgtgtaggaatggatcttacccgagttgagtgacgaggtggaatgtcttgtgcaagatcttcaggcggagcaggagcagggtaCCCGAGCTCAGGGTTGGGTAGCTCGCCTTCAACCTGtgcatcttccacctgttcattaaagggtgaactaggaaagggatcaaaGGTATCTGGTGATTGGATAGAAAATTCTATAGGAGAATCAGGAGcaactacaggaggatcaggagcagctacagaaggaatatgtgcctcatctagaaaaagatctaaaacagaggaggaagatagggaggcacggaagtgagagagctcgacaaaggagtgatgttcccaaaagacaacattgcaggagatacgaagacgatgagagacaagatcataacaccgataccccttttgagtttcaccatagccaagaaaacaacaaagccttgaccaaggctcaagtttgttatgcttatgaggctgaagaagaacgaaacaagcagaaccgaaggagcgaaggtggtgatagtctggaggtgACCCAAAAAAGCGCTTATATGGAGTTTAATTTTGAATAACaggacttggaatgcgattaatagcatAAATAGTATGAAGAGCAACTTCGCCCCAAAAATGAGCaagaactttggcagagagaagaagagcacgaacagtgtcaagaatatgatgAAGTTttcgttcggctctaccattttgctgagaggtacctggacaagttagttgatgaacagtgccataggaatgcaacaCAGCTtagaaagcatattgagtgtactcaagagcattatcaaatcgaaaaattttgatacgtttggaaaattgagtttcaaccatttttgcaaaattagaatatacttgcaataactcAGAACaatatttcatattaaaaatccaattatagcgagagtaatcatcaacaaagacaacaaaatatcgagacccaccaatactagagacagaggaaggcccccaaacatcagaatgaataaggtcaaagatatcagtggatattgattcactagtattgaaaggcaaaactggttgttttcctaactgacatgaaacacaatcaaaattttctgtagacATTGAACCTAACAGACCTCTAGAAGTCAATTATTGTACCCGAAAGGAAGATGCGTGACCAAGTCGGGCATGCCAAAATGCAagggaaggagtagaagaaactGCAACAGCTGCAGCAACAAAAACAGgtgcaacaagtggaagacgaaggttgtccacgagaaacatacgcccaactctaggaCCGGTCCTAAGCTCTTGTCCCGTCCTTGGATCCTACACAATACACTCAGAATAATCAAAAATAATGCGATAACctaactcagctaattgtcccacagaaaataaattgtaagaaaggtcaaGAACATTAAAGACACCAAGAATCGAGAGATTGGAGGTCGAAAcagaacctatattatgaccagacattgtggaaccatttgctgtgtgAATATTAAGAGGATGTGATGCAGGtttaagttcagaaaataaggaTGAGTGAGgagtcatgtgattgcaacaagcagaatccataagccaagaggaaggagacataccatataaagctgagagagaagaggaataagatgcattaccaaccatacgaatgacattggcgatgatatttTTAAGGTCATCTGTGGACATGATGAAAGTGCGTCCTGAAGACTTAGACTGTGTAGAGACGGGAGCCattggttggacactctcagtgttagcaacaaTAGCAGCAAAAATTGAAACAGTTGATTTGTTGcaatgatagcaagtctcaatattgtggccaaaacgtttgcaaaaattgtaaaaacgtTTGCTGGATTGTCGGCAACGATTATTGCAACGAGAAGAAGACCTGTCcttatttttcattgaaaagcaaaatatgcaaaaacggactgcaaaaatgaaatctacgcgaaaaactagGTAAGGAGCACCTggactgcaaaaagtcaactctACCAAAAAGCCAACGGTCAAACCAGGTCAAAGTCAACCGTCAAAAGAGAAGAGTCAACGGATGACGTCAGCAGATGATGTGGTGATGATGTCAGTAGATGATGTGGCGCTGACGGAAACAGGTGACGtcagctagggctgacgtggtAGGGATGACGTCAGCAGCTAACCCAGTGGCGCGTGGAGTGCATGAGGCGCGTGGATCAACTTCACCGAAGATTTAGGCGACACATGAGAGCACATGGAATATCCGATGAAGCCGATTCTTTTCCGATGATACAGATCGGAGAAAGACGATTCTTATGGTGTCGACGGCAACAAGATCAGAGATACCCTGGTGGCACGTGAGGCGCGTGGAATTCTTTGCCGAAACTTTGACCAAcgcgtggcggcgcgtggaTGGTTAGATGTGGATGTTTTTTGGCGGCGATGTGTAGAGCGAGTGAAAATCTACACGGTGATATGTCTTATGTCCTGATCGGAGGTCAAAGGTGATAAATTTGATGATGGCAGTGGTTTTAATGGCAAAGGAGGAGCTTCTGGCGGTGAAGATTCAACCTTAAGGACCTCTAACAGCGGCGGAGCAATTAGGAGAGGGCACTGAAAGGGTTTACTGACCACAGAAGTTGATGCAGCAGAAAATACTGACAAAACAAGACTGCAAGACATAAGAAAATtagagcagtggctctgataccatgttaaatattagcattgatacgtcatgttgaatatgctagtatagatgcgaaaacaaaaacataaaacatagaaCACAGTAACACATGAggagttacgtggttcagcttAACAGTCTACATCCAcagaggaaaccctaaagggctacatcaataatatattagagtgtagtacaaatcctgtattacaatgaatcataacatgtgtatatttAGTATACTAAActctagactaatagacttctagtacaagtaggagacttgacttgcacataaaatagaattaggcttgggcttatgctaatgggctaacatatctctaacaccccctctcaaactcaagatggtagtttgatgaaatcttgagatttgataaggttgagaagatcccttgaatgaagtttggctctatgacggtagtttgaggaaggcaatggtcttgCAATGTTGATGCGATTTCTAATGGTGGCTTAactataccggagagttttgacggcagcagtaggaagccaaagaagatgaacgcagcgaaaaaaaaaaaaaaaaaaaaaacaccgaggaagacaaaaattgctcttaaatataccgtAAGGATAGAAAACCATAGCCACAggaaggtggctctgataccatgttagaaatactgaatgaattgtattatatttctcaaataatagaatatacaCAAAtgtctttatataggaggcaaacTATAcagtacaagtaagtgtgctataTAAGTAAAtaaggtgggcctaaagcccacataccctaatacacgttaacaCTTAGTAAGGCATAATCATTAACCATTACAAAGTAgtcaaaggccttgtagctgaattgacacctcctcatgcacaaagtgcttgggggtctagggggaAAAGATTCGAATTGcagggttagcagcatgttataattatttctcaaaaaaaaataaaaaaaattaaccattaCAAAGTAGACACATTTAAGAGTTGAGGGGTTCAATTATACTGCCCAATCTctcccataaaaattttaaaaaaaaatgataaaaacaaaCCTACTTTTTGAATAGCAATCCTCTCatttgttgtaattattttagTCGatcgtagtttttttttttttttttttttttttttttaactttaataagGGAGATCTTTCCTTCACTCTAGTTGAAGCATTGAAGCATTCTAGGTATATAATGGTTTTCCCAATCCCCAaattaaccccatttttaaaatgttataatGAGTTTTACATTTAACGTCATTAATTTTGGGTGAACACAAATTGACTAAACCATTTTACTATCatcttaattttaattcttGGTCTTGCCTGGTGATTTACCGATTTCCTTCAAAATTGGTATCACTCAAGTTGGTTTATCCACTTGACAAATTCTTTGGTTAGGTAGTTAGCAAAGCCTCATGCCAAAACACTTATGTATGCCTTATTAGCTCAAATTCATtctaatttcaaaattgttaCTAAGTAGGGGTGTGCATATGTCAGgttgaagggttttttttttttttttaattcattccACCATGGTCGAGTTGAAAAAAACTCAATCCAACCTAACCCATCACAAGGGTCTAACCCAACCCATGCAGATCGAGTTGGGCCCATGGATtggactttaaaaaaataaaatgagcaTTAGAATAATAAATAGTATATGAGATTAACAAcacaaataacaacaaatttaCTGATCAAACCTGAGCATAGCACCAAACCAATACACAAAAGcaaatttataactttatatatttgttgGTAGTTCATTGAACCAAAAGAGTAAATAATAaaccaataatatatatttcaaatatttatttaatataagtAGGTCAAGTTAGATTAGGTGAATTTGTGAATTTGCTTAACCATATCCAACccactttaaaagaaaaaatttggcaatccaacccaacccaccaactCCTAAAAACCGACCCATGACAGATTAAGTTAGATTGGGTCAGTTTTGACAGATCGGTGAATTATCTACACACCCTTAAATGCCAAGTTCTGGTTACCCTCTTTAGCTTGAGCTCCctaaaatttctttcaaataaaaaaccaatGAGCTCTAATGAATTCCAATGGCACTTCTTTTTCTCACAAAATTAGATGGACTAAAGAATTGAGTTCAAGATTCAATGAAtctgtaacttaccaataaaacgGGGAAAAAATTCATCCAAACAGATGCAGATATAGATTTTTCGTAAGTGTCATTTACAAACAAATAACTTTCCTACAATTTCATCTACCAGGTAGGTACATTTCCCACTGAGTGGGATCTAAAGGCTCTAAGAAGTTGCATTCTCTTAATATACAAGGTTTGTATTATGCACAAGAATAAAGAGAAACCCAAAAACTACTTTAGTGTTCATGTGACTGAACCTTCAGTGACATCAGTTTGCTCTTCTTGCACCAATATCAATTTCCCAAAGGACGCTTGAGTTACAAACCATCAGTTCAGGCTTCCCCTTGAGGAAGGTGAACTCAAGTGATGACTACTAGTGCGGATTTGTAGCAAGATTGATTATAAGGATAACAACTCCGGCAATTATCACGGCAATTGTACATATCAAAGCCTGCAACAATCATAACATCTGGGATTAATGGAAAAGATAAATGGCACACATGATTCATCATTATTCATGACAATTGTGTCAAGATCTTGGATACCAGTAACAACATGGTTATTCACAATTTTATATagaatcaaattgaaaaatatatagaagtacattgtgtgtgtgtattgaaAGGAGTTTGAGGAAAAGCATAAGGATAAAATGCAATATTATTTTTGATGATATAAATTAGTAGTCTTGCTATGCATCCCATTTTAACATTCATTGACAtcacattaaattattttaatattctgAAAAGAGAGACTAACATCCATAAGAGATTATCAAGGTTGTCACACATTGCTTGAAACAAATAATCAATGGAACAGAACATAGTAAGTGTGACACTTACAGCTACTGCATTGGCAGCAAGTCCGTCTCGCTCCCTTGGATCTCTCTGGTAGTATTTCCGAAAGTAAAGAAACGTCGCATAGTACCACAACAATGGGCACACCAATCCTAGCAGAAGACTGCAAAAGCAAGTGCATTGATCAACATAAACACGCGCACAAAAAAACTCATCCacaacaaacacacacacacatagagagaAGAGCTGTGAGAACTCACGAAAACCATCCAATTCCACAGCCGAAGCACGGAAGGGGCTTATCAAAGATTCCCAATTCAGGATTCTCCACATCTTTAATCTCAGCATAGGCGCCGTTCTTATGGTCCACTACATCTGTTGAAAGCCCTGTGTCCAACATACCAccttcagcaactttttcagaCAGTTTATGCTCAGATGAAGACATAG contains:
- the LOC126725028 gene encoding uncharacterized protein LOC126725028 isoform X1, coding for MDQRLSTDVVDHKNGAYAEIKDVENPELGIFDKPLPCFGCGIGWFSLLLGLVCPLLWYYATFLYFRKYYQRDPRERDGLAANAVAVSVTLTMFCSIDYLFQAMCDNLDNLLWMLVSLFRILK
- the LOC126725028 gene encoding uncharacterized protein LOC126725028 isoform X2: MDQRLSTDVVDHKNGAYAEIKDVENPELGIFDKPLPCFGCGIGWFSLLLGLVCPLLWYYATFLYFRKYYQRDPRERDGLAANAVAALICTIAVIIAGVVILIINLATNPH